The genomic segment GGTCAAGGAGATGAAGAAGAAACCCAAATAAAAGGTCATGTAGAGGTCAGACGGCGGAGGTCTCCACTTCCTGTGTCGAGCCCTTCACTGATAGGCTACCGGATATGTTGTCCGAGTCCAGCAGCTCCACGATGCTGTAAGGCGAACAGTCCTCGTGGCCCAGCTTGCTACAAAGCCACCCGCAGAAGCCCTTCTCCATGTCCTTCACCGCGCGCCACCACTCACCGAACAACCAGGAGATCTGCGTCACCGCCGTGTACGTGGCCAGAGAGAAGGACACCgccatgatgatgatggggtagaAGATGATCAGGAAGGGGCAGAAGGTGATCTTGTGCCAGAAAGTCCTCTCCTCATTGTAAACCAAGAAGATATTGTACCAAGTGATGGTCCCGTAATAGAAGGAGAGCACGAAGGACAAGACGAAGACCACCGGCAGACAGAGGACGCTCCACAGGAGGACGTGAGGACCGCGGTCAGGACCCACCGAACACGTCTTCTTCCCCTCCACCGGCTCGTCCTGTAAAGGCTCCCGAGAGCGAGTCAGTTCCTGAAGTTCCTTCTCGGTCAACGTGACATGGATGTCAACCATCTGACCCTTCTTCTTCCCACGGGTGATCGTTCCGGTTAAAGTGACATAACGGCTGTCGGGGGGCATATTCCACCCACCTGTCAGATACAACAAGTCAGATGACTCCCCAAATCTTATTATACACCTATATATGACTATctatataatagtagttatattcttgtatataggaggcagtattatagtagttatattcttgtatataggaggtagtattatagtagttatattcttgtatataggagcagtattatagtagttatattcttgtatataggaacagtattatagtagttatattcttgtatataggagcggtattatagtagttatattcttgtatataggaggcagtattatagtagttatattcttgtatataggggcagtattatagtagttatattcttgtatataggagcagtattatagtagttatattcttgtatataggagcagtattatagtagtaatattcttgtatataggagcggtattatagtagatatactcttgtatataggagcggtattatagtggttatactcttgtatataggagcggtattatagtagttatattcttgtatataggagcagtattatattagttatattcttgtatatggaagcagtattatagtagttatattcttgtatataggagcagtattatagtagttatattcctgtatatagggaacagtattatagtagttatattcttgtatataggagcagtattatagtagttatattcttgtatataggagcagtattatagtagttatattcttgtatataggagcattattatagtagttatattcttgtatataggagcagtattatagtagttatattcctgtatatagggaacagtattatagtagttatattcttgtatataggagcagtattatagtagttatatttttgtatataggagcagtattatagtagttatattcctgtatataggagcagtattatagtagttatattcttgtatataggaggcagtattatattagttatattcttgtatataggagcagtattatagtagttatattcttgtatataggagcagtattatagtagttatattcttgtatataggagcaatattatagtagttatattcttgtatataggagcagtattatagtagttatattcttgtatataggagcagtattatattagttatattcttgtatataagagcagtattatagtagttatattcttgtatataggagcagtattatagtagttatattcttgtatataggagcagtattatagtagttatattcttgtatataggagcagtattatagtagttatattcttgtatataggaggcagtattatagtagttatattcttgtatataggagcagtattatagtagttatattcttgtatataggggcagtattatagtagttatattcttgtatataggagcagtattatagtagttatattcttgtatataggagcagtattatggtagttatattcttgtatataggagcagtattatagtagttatattcttgtatataggagcagtattatagtagttatattcttgtatataggggcagtattatagtagttatattcttgtatataggagcagtattatagtagttatattattgtatataggagcagtattatggtagttatattcttgtatataggagcagtattatagtagttatattcttgtatataggaggcagtattatagtagttatattcttgtatataggggcagtattatagtagttatattcttgtatataggggcagtattatagtagttatattcttgtatatagggggcagtattatagtagttatattcttgtatatagggggcagtattatagtagttatattcttgtatataggggcagtattatagtggttatattcttgtatataggagcagtattatagtagttatattcttgtatataggagcggtattatagtagatatattcttgtatatatgagcggtattatagtagttatattcttgtatataggagcagtattatagtagttatattcttgtatataggaacagtattatagtagttatattcttgtatataggagacagtattatagtagttatattcttgtatataggagcagtattatagtagttatattcttgtatataggagcagtattatagtagttatattcttgtatataggagcagtattatagtagttatattcttgtatataggagcagtattatagtagttattttcttgtatataggggcagtattatagtagttatattcttgtatataggagcagtattatagtagttatattcttgtatataggggcagtattatagtagttatattcttgtatataggaccagtattatagtagttatattcttgtatatagggggcagtattatagtagttatattcttgtatataggagcagtattatagtagttatattcttgtatataggagcagtattatagtagttatattcctgtatataggagcagtattatagtagatatattcttgtatataggaggcagtattatagtagttatattcttgtatatagggggctgtattatagtagttatattccagtatataggagcagtattagataTAGCAGTATAGTTATTTTTCTGGTTAGAATAGGCGATAGTATAGACATGAACATGTAATCCTGCTTAGGACATAATATCTTTGCTATAGTTCTTTTCTTCATGTAATGATGAGATGCATAGACATTAGTTACCATCACTCAGGGGGGTCCCCAGAAATCTGGACCCTTCCTCCGCGCTCCTCTCCCCGGTTTCCTGATTGACGGACTCCTCCTCCAGGACCTTCTCGTTGTCAGATCGATAGACAATGATGGATTCCGGACGCGGTTCCTTCTTCTTTCTCTTCTTCCTTTCTACGGTCGCCTCTCCTGTTACCCCCTCAAAGGACACAGCGGCCGCCGCTCTGCGCAGGGTGTCTCGTAGAGGGCTGCCGGGGGCGCTCTTATATGGTTTCGGAGCCGTCTCCTCTATCCAGGCATCATTGGGGATGACCTCGTTCTGCATCTTGAGGAGCTTCTGGAGACGCTACTTATGTCAGTCATCCATGATATGTGCGGAGGTCAACCTGGGAAGAGGGAAAATCCCATTAACAGTTTATACCGCTATCTATGTGTTATCCTGCACAACGCAGGTCACCAAACTGATATGGTCCGTCCTGAACCTAAGTTTGTTCCAAGTAAAATCAGACTatagagcagcgtttcccaaccagggtgcctccagctgttgcaaaactacagctctcagcatgcccggacagccgaaggctggttgcaggaagttaaacagatttgtaaattacttctatataaaaaaatcttaatccttccagtacttagctgctgtatgctccacaggaagttatttagttcgttccagtctgaccacagtgctctctgctgctgtaagacagtggtctcctaattgtccaccagctgttgcaaaactccaactccccgcatgctgggagttggagttttgcaactgctggaggcacactggtcgggaaacGCTGCTATGGAGTGTTGTGAAGACACAtacaatggttaaaggggttatccaggaaaaaaaaactatatatctcaactggctccagaaagttaaacagatttgtaaattacttctattaaaaaaatttttttatcctttcagtacttatgagcttctgaagtggagttgttcttttctgtctaagtgctctctgatgacacgtgtctcgggaaccgcccagtttagaagaggtttgctatggggatgttcttctaaactgggcggttcccgagacacgtgtcatcagagaggacttagactgaagaaaacaactcaacttcagaagctcataagtactgaaaggattaagattttttaatagaagtaatttacaaatctgtttaactttctggagccagttgatatatataaaaaaaagttttttcctggataacccctttaaagtcaacatGGCCGACAgtgtttggctgtctgggcatgctggaaattgtagtctcgcaacagctggaggcacaccatttGAAAAACACTGCAATAGGAAAATACAAAAAGCCGGACCCCCATGGCCATAATACCGCCACATGTCTGACACTGTAACCTTGTTTTACATTACCCGGTTACTTTGTAGCAATGATGTCATCTCCTGGATACAGACAGACACCACGTGGGGGCCGACGGGGCTCATGTACAGACCCTAATCTCATGATACCACAACGCCACCATATGACATCGTCTCCTGCCAACACAAACCCAAATTACATGGACTTGGATGGACGGGCAGCGGGAGCGGGGAGGGATTAGGTGGCGccacattcacacagcagaaaataCAATATTAGGTTTACACGGCGTAAAATATGCAGGAGCGCATCCGAAATCAGCAAAAAGAAAACGAAATAAAATAGGTGAACTCATTCATGGGACatcctgtatataatctatatcagtggtcttcaacctgcggacctccagatgttgcataactacaactcccagcatgcccggacagccaacgagttGTAGTTtattaacatctggaggtccgcaggttgaagaccactgatctatatctTTGTAGACACTGGGGGTCACCACTATTTATTAGAAGTgacagttcccctttaaggaccgtTCCGCTCCCGTATCTGGTGACCGCTCGACTATCTATAGACAATGATGAATGTAATTAGAATGTGACCATCCCAGACCCAGCCAGGACCCCCAGGCGGTGACTTTCTATGGCGGcggcggggggtggggggtttctgTTCATTGAGATGATAAATAAGAGCACAGACCCCGAATATTCAGATGCAATGAGAGGGAATTTCCCATCTCAAGTCAcaaagacatttttattattatttctaggaAGGGATGAGCTTTACTATGGAACAGGTTTTCCCAaacagtgagtctccagctgttgcaaaacgacaactcccagcatgtccggacagcaaaaggctgtccgggcatgctgggagttgtcatcttgcaacagctggaggcactctggttggtaaacactgcaacATGGCAACCAATACAGTACTGCACGGATTGTCACCCATCTTTCCCGGACTCTGATAGGTCGCagttatatagtggtccctatcCTGTACCTGCTGGTGAccgctctggctgtccgggcatgctgggaattgtcgttttgcaacagctggaggcactctggttgggaaacactgcaacatGGCAACCAATACAGTACTGCACGGATTGTCACCCATCTTTCCCGGACTCTGATAGGTCGCagttatatagtggtccctatcCTGTACCTGCTGGTGAccgctctggctgtccgggcatgctgggaattgtcgttttacaacagctggaggcactctggttgggaaacactgcaacatGGCTACCAATGCAGTACTGCACTGATTGTCACCCATCTTTCCCGGACTCTGATAGGTCGCagttatatagtggtccctatcCTGTACCTGCTGGTGAccgctctggctgtccgggcatgctgggaattgtcgttttgcaacagctggaggcactctggttgggaaacactgcaacatGGCTACCAATACAGTACTGCACAGATTGTCACCCATCTTTCCCGGACTCTGATAGGTCGCagttatatagtggtccctatcCTGCACCTGCTGGTGACCGctctggctgtctggggatgctgggagttgtcgttttgcaacagctggaggcactctggttcggaaacactgcaaCATGGCTACCAATACAGTACTGCACAGATTGTCACCCATCTTTCCCGGACTCTGATAGGTCGCagttatatagtggtccctatcCTGCACCTGCTGGTGACCGCTCTATGGGGCTGTGACCTCAGACAGGAAGAGGCAAACAAACGCCCCCGCGCCATTATAAAGGCCGCGCCATCTGCTCCGCCACCATGTAACCAGGAAAATTACTTGCAAATAGAGAAGCGCGTGACTGCCCGGCGCACAAAGGGAGGAATGTGCGGAAGATGGAAAGATTTACACAGAGGAACAATCCCTGGCGGTGGCGGCTTCCTTCCCATACACAGGATATCCAGATAAACGCGCAGATGCAGGGGATGTGCGCTCCATTATACGGCCATGTGCACACGTCCTATATTATGTGCCAACTGAGCAGAGAGCCGCGCCAGTAAAGGGGATCTGCAAAACGCCATTTTAGtggcagaagaaaaaaaataaagtataaatatattttatttgtgtttctAATGAATTATCAAGTctacagcatttaaaggggttatccaggaaaatttatatatatatgaactggctccagaaagttaaacagatttgtaaattaaaatacaTGAGAGGCGccaatgtccggcactgctagGGCATTATATTCGGGTGCAGGATGTAATGGGCAACTTGTATGAGAACTGTGTAGAGGTGCAAAATACTCACAGGTAAAAAACGTAGATGGGGGAGAGGGATCAACGTGGGGGAGGGGGATCGacgtgggggaggggggtcgacgtgggggaggggggtcgacgtgggggaggggggtcgACGTGGGGGAGAGGGATCGACATGGGGGAGGGGATCGACGTGGGGGAGGGGATCGACGTGGGGGAGAGGGATCGACGTGGGGGAGAGGGATCGACGTGGGGGAGAGGGATCGACGTGGGGGAGGGGGATCGACGTGGGGGAGGGGGATCGACGTGGGGGAGGGGGATCGACGTGGGGGAGGGGGATCGACGTGGGGGAGGGGGATCGACGTGGGGGAGGGGGATCGACGTGGGGGAGGGGGATCGACGTGGGGGAGGGGGATCGACGTGGGGGAGGGGGATCGACGTGGGGGAGGGGGATCGACGTGGGGGAGGGGGATCGACGTGGGGGAGGGGGATCGACGTGGGGGAGGGGGATCGACGTGGGGGAGAGGGATCGACGTGGGGGAGAGGGATCGACGTGGGGGAGAGGGATCGACGTGGGGGAGAGGGATCGACGTGGGGGAGAGGGATCGACGTGGGGGAGAGGGATCGACGTGGGGGAGAGGGATCGACGTGGGGGAGAGGGATCGACGTGGGGGAGAGGGATCGACGTGGGGGAGAGGGATCGACGTGGGGGAGAGGGATCGACGTGGGGGAGAGGGATCGACGTGGGGGAGAGGGATCGACATGGGGGAGAGGGATCGACATGGGGGAGAGGGATCGACATGGGGGGGTACACAAACAGGCGCCAGATTCTGTTCCTCTCGGCTGGCAGCTTCCTCTGGCCGTGCAAGTCTGGAGACTGAActggttcttatacaggtgagagGTGGTCCTAGAAATGATCCGAATCACCCACCTGCTCTGACGTGATAGGTGCGAACTCAATGGCGTTGGCTCCCACCATTGGCTGTAAATCACCATTTTGTTCAACTCATCAGAAGAACACAGTCCATACATATAAATACAACATAATTAATGGTTAAATATTCTGGTATAGAGAGAATTAGACCTATGTCTGGTAGAAATATAAATACCTTTCTATTACAACGTGAAACCCATTGGATCATACGTACTGCCGCAGCGGGCCCGTTGGGTCTGAACGAGAAAGTGGATTATGCCCCTTGTTTTTAAATATGTTGTATTTATATGTATGGACTGTGTTCTTCTGATGAGTTGAACAAAATGGTGATTTACAGCCAATGGTGGGAGCCAACGCCATTGAGTTCGCACCTATCACGTCAGAGCAGGTGGGTGGTTCGGATCATTTCTAGGTCCATctctcacctgtataagaaccagTTCAGTCTCCAACTTGCACGGTCAGAGGAAGCTGCCAGCTGAGAGGAACAGAATCTGGCGCCTGTttgtgtaacccccccccccccccccccatgttgatcCCTCTCCCCCCATCTAAGTTTTTTACCTGTGAGTATTTtgcaataaaaagaaagaaaactagAGAGAAGAAGGGTGAGTGCCGGTTTTTCTTCAATATCCTTGGATCGAGaagtttagatttgtaaatgacttctataaaaaaaaaatcttaatcctttcagtacttatgagcttctgaagttaaggttgttcttttctgtctaagtgctctctgatgacacctgtctcgggaactatccagggtagaagcaaatccccatagcaaacctcttctaaactgggcgtttccccgagacaggtgtcatcagagaggatttagacagaaaagaacaaccttaactttagaagctcataagtactgNNNNNNNNNNNNNNNNNNNNNNNNNNNNNNNNNNNNNNNNNNNNNNNNNNNNNNNNNNNNNNNNNNNNNNNNNNNNNNNNNNNNNNNNNNNNNNNNNNNNNNNNNNNNNNNNNNNNNNNNNNNNNNNNNNNNNNNNNNNNNNNNNNNNNNNNNNNNNNNNNNNNNNNNNNNNNNNNNNNNNNNNNNNNNNNNNNNNNNNNaaaatcttaatccttacagtacttttcagctgctgtatgctccacaggaagttgtgtagttctttccagtctgaccacagtgctctctgctgacacctctgtccatgtcaggaactgcccagagcaggagaggttttctatggggatttgctcctactctggacagttcctgaaatggacagaggtgtcagcagagagcactgtggtcagactgaaaagaactacacaacttcctgtggagcatacagcagctgataagtacaagaaagattaaaggggtattccaggcaaaaacttttttttatatatatcaactggctccggaaaggtaaacagatttgtaaattacttctattaaaaaatgttaatcctttcaatagttattagcttctgaagttttctgtctaactgctcaatgatgatgtcacgtcccgggagctgtgcatgatgggagaatatccccataggaactgcacagctcccgggacgtgagtcatcagagagcagttagacagaaaaaaactcaacttcagaagctaataactattggaaggattaagatttttttaatcgaagtaatttacaaatctgtttaactttccggagccagttgatatatataaaaaaaaaaaagttttggcctggaatacccctttaatgtttttttatatagaagtaatttacaaatctgtagaatttTCTGGAGCAGATTGATATGaaagaaaattgttttccaccagagtacccctttaattccaagcAGAGTCTACTTGCAGCAGGATCACAGTGATCATGTGatctcaattggattctgctgattGGTGGACACTTTAGAATTTTTGACCGGAATTCTGCACAGGAACTTCAgttggaaattccagtgcagcagtatcccattgcacactacagaattctagCTGCGGAAATACCTCCACTAATATTCTGCTGCCAAAAAGAATGAACGTATTCATTCTTCGGGTGAAACCAGCACGgcagacattgctgtctatggggatgaCCATGTCCACACGGTCCTAGTGCCAGCTGATTGAGGATTTTTTCtgttgtgtgaacccagtctaagagCTCCGTAAGGGACTTCTGCCATGGATGCGGATTCCGCACAATCAATATGTTCCGCAGAAGGAATTCCACCTGGAACAGAACACTGTCAATAGGACTTTGAATTGCAGGGGTTAATTTCCATGGCAAATTCCATGCAAAATTATCCCTGACTGCGGGCGGCACAGATCTGCTGAATTTTCGTAGTGTACACGGGGCCTATAGGGATATGGAAGGACATGATAGTGTACGGGCCTCACTGGCTTTAACAATATTTATCTTATAGTAAAtacaattgagaaaaaaaaagtattttactttaaaggggttttccaggaaaaaacattttttttaaatatcaactggctccagaaagttaaacagatttgtaaattacttctattaaaaaaaatcttaatcctttcagtacttatgagcttctgaagttaaggttgttcttttctgtctaagtgctctctgatgacacgtgtctcgggaaacgcccagtttagaagcaaatccccatagcaaacctcttctaaactgggtgtttcccgagacacgtgtcatcagagagaacttagacagaaaagaacaactcaacttcagaagctcataagtactgaaaggattaagattttttaaatagaagtaatttacaaatctgtttaactttctggagccagttgatatttaaaaaaaaaagttttagtcctggaatacccctttaatgagcccCAATTAACAGTGTAGGCGGGAACACGGGCGGAACACGTCacctcacacatcagccatccctgAGAGTATAAAAGTCCTTGACTCGTCCTCTTCTTTGCTGCTGAAAGCTTTATCTATGGGAGGCAACAATATGGCACTATTACTGCTCAATACACTTATCATTCAGGAGCCTGGGAGAGCTGGGTGACCAGAGCTGTAAGACAGGCCATAACTAAGGAACATGTGACCTGCAAATGAGATGGTTGTAGAATTTTCTGTGAGGGTCCCATTCACACAGGAGGACCCTCGTGCACCTGCTGCGGACACGGCCCCATTTACCTACTTAGGACGGATTTTCCGGTGGCAGAAGTTTTTGCCACAAATCTGCACCATGTGAACATCCCCCTAATTCTACCAATAAGCGTGATGATAAATAGCGCTCGTATTTATGATGATGAGATGATCCAGAGTCTctatattccagtgtttcccaacctgggtgcctccagctgttgcaaaactacaactcccagcatgcccggacagccataggttGATGAACATTGCCCTAAACCAGGGTGCttctatctgttgcaaaactacaactcccagcatgcccggacagccataggttGATGAACATTGCCCTAAACCAGGGTGCttctatctgttgcaaaactacaactcccagcatgcccggacagccataggttGATGAACATTGCCCTAAACCAGGGTGCttttatctgttgcaaaactacaactcccagcatgcccggacagccataggttGATGAACATTGCCCTAAACCAGGGTGCttctatctgttgcaaaactacaactcccagcatgcccggacagccataggttGATGAACATTGCCCTAAACCAGGGTGCttttatctgttgcaaaactacaactcccagcaggcccggacagccaaaggctgtccgggcatgctgggagttgtagttttgcaactggttgGAGAAAATTggtttttgaaacagctggaggcacccaggttgggaaacactgctatattcaGAGGAGAATCAGGGACAATGTACATTTTCCATGGCTGTAATTTCTGAAGTGATTTCCCCTTTACAGTCAGATCCAGATATCAGCAAAACAGCCGACCCTATAGAATATACGGGATTTAGGACGGTAACATGGGGAAGAAGTGTCTGTGGCGtgaagtgggggaggggggagaactACTGTGGGGGCTATATATAAGAATAGGAAAGGCCTGAGCCGAAAACAGACAGATCCCTATTCTGGCCAATAGAATCCGGACATTTATATTCTACAAAGAGAAACATAAGAGAAGAGTCAAAATCcaaacactgatacattgtaacaattgTATGAAGAAGCCGCACTAGATCATAGATACAAAGATACAATGCATAATATCTCTACacaatagataatagataaagaTACAATGTATATCTCTACacaatagataatagataaagatacaatgtataatatctcTACACAATAGATAATATATCCACAGATAAAATGTATGATATCTTTACacaatagataatagataaagaTACAATGTAGAATATCTCTACACAATAGATAATATATCcacagatacaatgtataatatctcTACACAATAGAtaaagatacaatgtataatatctacagatacagagtataatatacagatacaatgtataatatctacagatacagagtataatatctacagatacaatgtataatatctacagatacagagtataatatacagatacagagtataatatacagatacaatgtataatatctacagatacagagtataatatctacagatacaatgtataatatctacagatacagagtataatatctacagatacaatgtataatatctacagatacagtgtataatattctacagatacagagtataatatctacagatacagagtataatatctacagatacaatgtataatatccacagatacagagtataatatctacagatacaatgtataatatctacagatacagtgtataatatctacagatacagagtataatatctacagatacagagtataatatctacagatacagagtataatatctacagatacagagtataatatctagatacagagtataatatccacagatacagagtataatatctacagatacagagtataatatctacagatacagtgtataatatctacagatacagagtataatatctacagatacagagtataataatctacagatacagagtataatatctacagatacagtgtataatatctacagatacagtgtataatatctacagatacagagtataatatctacagatacagagtataatatctagatacagtgtataatatctacagatacaggtgtataatatctacagatacaatgtataatatctacagatacaatgtataatatctacagatacaatgtataatatctacagatacaatgtataatatctacagatacagagtataatatctacagatacagtgtataatatctacagatacagtgtataatatctac from the Hyla sarda isolate aHylSar1 chromosome 8, aHylSar1.hap1, whole genome shotgun sequence genome contains:
- the TMEM169 gene encoding transmembrane protein 169 yields the protein MQNEVIPNDAWIEETAPKPYKSAPGSPLRDTLRRAAAAVSFEGVTGEATVERKKRKKKEPRPESIIVYRSDNEKVLEEESVNQETGERSAEEGSRFLGTPLSDGGWNMPPDSRYVTLTGTITRGKKKGQMVDIHVTLTEKELQELTRSREPLQDEPVEGKKTCSVGPDRGPHVLLWSVLCLPVVFVLSFVLSFYYGTITWYNIFLVYNEERTFWHKITFCPFLIIFYPIIIMAVSFSLATYTAVTQISWLFGEWWRAVKDMEKGFCGWLCSKLGHEDCSPYSIVELLDSDNISGSLSVKGSTQEVETSAV